From the Chloroflexus aurantiacus J-10-fl genome, one window contains:
- a CDS encoding ABC transporter ATP-binding protein, with product MATESRVVAGAERPTARRGTELLRVEGLKTYFFTEEGVVQAVDGVDFTLRRGETLGIVGESGSGKSVTSLSILRLVSPPGRIVEGKIIFDGTDLLTLDAEAMRKIRGDRIAMIFQQPTTALNPVFRIGDQIIETLEIHQGLKGEEAAKRCIELLSMVGLPDPQRRMRQYPHELSGGQCQRVMIAMALACNPELLIADEPTTALDVTIQAQILDLMRELREKIETAIMLITHDMGVIAEMADSVVVMYAGQVVEYADVQSLFSDPKHPYTRGLLNSMPVLGDTREELEVIPGTVPSLINPPKGCRFASRCSKRFDKCDQPPPMVELGANRRVRCWLYE from the coding sequence GTGGCAACCGAGTCTCGTGTTGTAGCGGGTGCAGAGCGCCCAACCGCCCGCCGTGGCACCGAATTGCTACGTGTGGAAGGTTTGAAAACCTATTTCTTTACTGAAGAAGGCGTTGTCCAGGCCGTTGATGGCGTCGATTTTACGCTACGCCGTGGCGAGACGCTGGGGATTGTCGGCGAGTCAGGCTCTGGCAAGAGTGTGACATCGCTCTCCATTTTGCGTCTGGTTAGCCCGCCTGGTCGGATTGTCGAAGGGAAGATTATTTTCGATGGTACCGATCTGCTGACGCTTGATGCGGAAGCAATGCGTAAAATTCGTGGTGATCGCATCGCGATGATCTTCCAGCAGCCGACGACGGCGTTGAATCCGGTGTTTCGGATCGGCGATCAAATTATCGAGACCCTGGAAATTCATCAGGGTCTCAAGGGTGAAGAGGCAGCCAAACGCTGTATTGAATTGCTATCGATGGTTGGTTTGCCCGATCCGCAGCGCCGAATGCGTCAGTATCCCCACGAGCTGTCGGGTGGTCAGTGCCAGCGGGTGATGATTGCGATGGCGCTGGCATGCAATCCTGAGTTGTTGATCGCCGATGAACCCACGACTGCGCTTGATGTTACCATTCAGGCGCAGATTCTCGATCTTATGCGTGAGCTGCGTGAAAAGATCGAAACGGCCATTATGCTGATCACCCACGATATGGGTGTCATTGCGGAAATGGCCGACAGCGTCGTGGTTATGTACGCCGGTCAGGTCGTGGAGTACGCTGATGTGCAATCACTCTTTAGTGACCCGAAGCATCCGTACACCAGAGGTTTGCTCAATTCGATGCCGGTGCTCGGTGATACCAGGGAAGAGCTGGAGGTCATTCCCGGCACGGTGCCAAGCCTGATTAATCCACCAAAGGGTTGTCGGTTTGCTTCACGTTGTAGCAAACGATTTGATAAATGTGATCAACCGCCACCAATGGTGGAATTGGGTGCTAACCGACGAGTACGCTGCTGGCTGTATGAATGA